The DNA region CAATGAATTTTAGGTATACTTACCCCCCCGTGGGgaatatattaaaaagagaaaaaaaaaaaaaaaagttttctagTTAAGGATATAGACAATGGGTCGGCTTTGCTGCAAAAGTCAACTTCACGTGGGGGCATCACGGTATACACTTCGTTCCGTAAGTCATCGCATTCAGATGTGTCAAACAAGAATGCTAATTTTTGtactttgatttatttaaaaatgatgttGGCTTCTTTGACTTTCATGTTTTTCTCAAGTTCGCCCAGCACTTGAGGCATCCAAGGCGCCATTTAGATGTTGAGTACAgtaaaaatgaattgaatttttataaatagtaatggaTTAAGATAATATAGTAAATTTTGTAGAATCtacctaaaataaatttagatttatttaaatattaaaatgaatttaaatatatattttaagaagtTGAAATAGATTATAGATACTACATATAAAGaaatgttgagttgaaaaatatcgtgaatttcacatgtagagagattttgagtttagtaatttgaaagttagatatttagatattagatTCAGTTTAAATCAAACTGGATTGAATTCATCTTTGTTGTTCAGCTGCCTGGAGCTTTGTGAtcataaaaatatcaacaacaacaacaacaataataaaaataaataattggtgGGCAAAAATGACGTTTTAAAACTGAAGAAGAAGCCTCACAGCTGTGGACATTAGATAGAATAAATACCTGTACTCAGCTGTAGACATTACTGGCATTGAAAACTTTCAAAATGTTTTGTCTTGCAAACAATATTGTCAAGCATCTTCAATGCATCATAATCTCTgtcaaataaatgaaaatcaatAGATCATTTTCATGTCAATTCGTGACATTTTTTCCCTGCATGCCTGTCAATTTACGACTCAAATGACAATATAATATGCAGCCTTACGTGTAAAGATAGAGGATGACCTCCCAATTAGAGTGTCTGACTTGCATCTAGAAACAAAAGACTATAGTCACAAATATTCAAACCAGAACGATGAAATTCAATAGACAGACTTATTCTTACTGCTTATTCACATTCCAAGAACCAATAAGACATTGACTTTACAACCGCATCACCTAAAGAAATTCAATTCACTTATGTTATACAGATCAAATCTAAAAGGAACAAATTAAACTTATGGTAAGAAATGAAAAGCTCATTTATCAGTAAGAAGTATcattgcataatttaatataaaatataaatacttcACTTCAAGGTTCTAAAAAATGGCCAGTTGGAATGCTGTGAAAGAAAATTGTTAGGAAGCCAGGTTTAGAactagaaggaaaagaaagaatccACAGCATACGGGAACTTGTCATTTCCTCAAGACTTCTAATCTTGCCCACAGTTTGCAGCTCTCTAATAAAACTGTTGGCAACTGTAATTATTAGACCTGCATCCTTGTATTCTCAGCCTTGGCATCACATATcaccaaaatagaaaatcaCTAGGCGATCCTTTCCCCACGTGCTTTGATATTGTAGATCCCCAGCACTCTGATAGCAtacaacaaaagccacaaggctCAATAAACTATCTTTCAGAGTTTTGGCTCTGCTAGATACAATGAAGAATGGTCTCAATGATGATAATTGCTGGAAGAAGAGATAACTGTCATACACAATCCATTTATTAAATTAGAAGTGacgctactttttttttttataaataaaattagaagtgACGCTACTTGCACGTATTATGTGGATATTGCACATGCACATAGCTCATCTCTACTTATGTATACAAACTCATAGTATGTGCAAGTAGTATTACTCTTACCACATATTCaccagaaaataaataaatctccaattgaatTTTGTGCGGGATTGATTTTGGCAGCTAATGGAAGATCTGAGTTATAGGCTATGAATGTTCATAGTGGAATCTCTCTTACCAATGGACTTCTAAGAAAATGCAAAAGGTGCCCTGTCACCGCAGCAGTCGAAACCTGAAGACTAATGATCCATTCGAAGAAGTTAAAGTATGTAGTAAATTATTTCACAAGGCATGACAAACTGTACTAGAGGTGAGGTCAGGATAGTATACGAAATGAATCTTATTCATGGCACTGGCAATATCACAGATGCCTCCAATGATGAAACAACTACAAGAACTGTGttcattttcaaacaaattgGAAAACAAGAAAAGCATGTCTTAATTTGTCATGATGTACCATCTATACCTATTGAGCTGCATCTTCAGAGAACCTAGCATCAAAAGGAGCTGAAGGGTGGGAATGGGCAGCACCAGTTCCAGAACCATGCTGTAGTTCAATCACAAGCCATCGAACAGCCTTACTCATCTGTTCCAACTGTACTGCACTAATGGGTGGGAGACCAGTACTGGCAGACTGCCCTGGCTTCCCAGCCAGTGAGCCAGTTGCTTCATCCACAAGGCACTCTGATCCAATCCTTTGCTTCACAGGCTCCACGAACTCGTCCGCTTGGTCACAAGCAACTCTGAACAACTCCCAAATCTGCTTAAAATTTTCTACAGCAGCATCTGTGGCTGCTGTTTTCTGGGCACTAGAAATCTCCTTGGCTTCGAGCACATTAGCTGCTGCAACCACAAACTCCTGATATGCATTGTTCAGAGAATCTACCGTGCTGTCCATTTTGGGGCTCTCTAGCTGCtgcaaaaaacataaataaataataactgcATGAAGTCTCTAGTCACAAGAAATTAACCCAGAATGAGATATGTGAAGTCCAAAACAGCACACATTGCAAAGAGTTTTGGGTGAAGTGGCAATTTCCAACAGCACCAAGAATTGGTTGTATTTCGAGGAACTTGTTCATAAATATGGAATGTGGGAACGGAAGCCTATTAAAGGGTTTTTCTGAACAAATAAATGCCAAATGAATAACAAAATTAAACATACACTTGTAGtcactaaataataaaattttcaattttaaacccAGGATGAATcacaaaccaaaatataaatccTACCAAATACCGAAATCTGAAATCCAAAGTGAAGATATACCCAGAGAACTATCAATCTCACCCGCTTCCATATGTGTTACTCTCGTATACAAATAACCAGTTTACCAAGCCACATAAAATTCTATTTGAACCTACAAATGCAATGGATTTCCGACAACACCAACAAGCTAAGAGGAAATTATGTACAACAAAAGTGGTcaagacaaaatttttttttttttttttttttatgagtagtggtcaagaaaaattgaacAGGCTGAAACCGTTATTACACTGAAAATATAAGTGTTTCTCCAAGAGTATAGTTGGCACTACACAGCACCATATGGCTTGATTGGCAAActaaggaaaaagatgtagtaTAAGCCCAACCCTGTCATAATTCCCAATAATTGTGAGCCTGTGGCCTCAAATTAAAGCCGATTTTCAAATTTCTGCAGCTAAGATctcagattttattttatttcattttatttttttatatgttggaACCTCTCCAAGACAGGACCCACCCCTACATAATAAATCCGGGTCCCATGCACCACACCTTCGAAAGTATCCCTATACAGAACTGATTGTTTGCACAGTATTGAACCTTGGATGTTGAGGGGCCAAGACCAAGAACTTTACCACTTGGGCCATCCCTTTGGGGTTAAAaacaaactcaaaataaatGGATGGAAGTGGACCTAAAAAATCTTTTCAGGTTCGACACTTACAGTTGAATGAAGAAGTGGGAAATTCAAAGACGTTACAATCTCCAAGTTGTGTTAGTAACTGAGAGCACGCGAGCACGTGAACTGTAGGTGAGAGTGAGACTCCTCCGTCCTTGGAGGAGGGAAAAAAGCCATCCTTCAACTTTCGAGGCCTTCCAGAACTCGCACAAAAACTCGAGACTTAATACCAGATGCATTCAACTCACCCCCATAAGTTCAAATTTGACTTCAAGAATTTAGAGTGTGTGATTGTAGAAATTTAGATATTGGATCAGTTGACGATAAAAAAGTAAGATTTGCCTCAAAATAAATGGATAGAAGTGGACCTAAAAAATCTATCCAGGTTCGATACTTACAGTTGAATGAAGAAgtagcttctctctctctctctctctgtctctattttttcttatgttttttgAAAGGGTGCGGACTGCGGAGCCTGGAGGGGCTAGCTACCATCTGCGCAGAGCTCGCCGGTATTCTACCGAGGAAGAGGATTTGGGGTGGTGGTGGCGGCCCGGTGGGAGACCCTAGGGGATAGGTGTAACTTGAGAAAATGTTGTGTTTTCTTAAAcaatattttgtgaattttattattattttttaaatgcctcaaaattttattcatcttttaagATTTAATACTAAATTATGAATTATAGCATAAGCTTGAATACAtaacttttttatagttttggaaACAAAACTATGAGTTATTATATCCATTCCTTTTACTAATAAAAGCCAGTGTAAAATACAACATCGGCACCATTGATATaataatagttaaataaaaatacacttcttAAAGAGAAGTGGTGAATCATTAGCTAGAGCATGTGCTACATTATTTATGTTCCTAAAAACATGCCTAACACACTTACTCtttttaaaagagtttttaCATCTCTAATAATCAAGCTATCTGAACCCCACTTCTCATCAGTACTATTGATGACATTGACTACAGAAAGAGCATCATCTCCATGGACCACTTGTTGTAGTCCCATTTCAAGACACAATAAGATAGCTTTAAGCACCGCAATGGATTCTCCAAACTGTGCATAAGGGAAAACACCTCTTGAAGATCTGCATGTTGCTAGCACCCCGACCTTCTCTATCTCCAGCAATCACCTCAACTTCCCACTCTGCACTGAAACTTATCAATGACAGTATTCCAAATGATATTGATTGTATCAGGAGGAGGCGTTTCCCATCTCTGCACACGTGTCTTGTTGTTCTCTACCGGTGCAAGCTTTTTGAGAACAGAACCCCTTCGGACCGGTCGGGCTGTTTTTCTCATAATAACAGCTCCCACACATGAGGTGACACGTAGACAAGCTCACACCAAATTGTCTGAAGGACATTCCAGCTGATTGATTTCAGAAACAACCCACTGTAGGAAAGGAAATAGCCACGGGAGCtctctcttccaaacacaaacaACAAACAACAGAAGAAATAAGACAGATCTTCATCTTCGAGTAGAAGAAAAGGCAGAGTGGTCGTTAGCGTGGGTAGGAGAAAAGAACCAGAGAGAGGTCTTGTATATAGAACTCTTGAATTAACAGTCTTTTCAACCAAAAATACCCAACAAAAATATCACTAAAGATTGAACTAtccataatttgaaataagacAAATGCGACTCAAATCAACTACATAATAGGTTCTAAAATTGCCATTCAAGATGAAGCACCACTGCGTAGAACTTGAGCCTTCTTAGACTTGCTAGTTGCCAACTAGATCTCGGGTTCTCCTCAACGCAGCCGCCGAGTTCCCGTCGCCCATCTCTCAGCCGCCGCTAGTTGGGTGGGGTCTAATACGGCAACACTGTGGTCGCAGGCTTTGTAGTCGTCAATTGTGATGCCGTGCTCTGCTTCTTCATGGCCCCAGCCACttattctctttattttctatttctctCAGACTTGGATCCTCCACCTCTCTCTATTTTCGTGAGAATGTTTCTTGGAtttgctctttcttttttgcaatTCTTGATTCTGAAtcaaagaaaatgtgaaaagaaaaagactgTTGTTTACACCAGTTTTCTCTAATGGTGTTGGTCACCATCCCAACTAAAGTACTACTTTTCCAACCTATGTAAATCTGGGGGCTGGTTTTATTGGAGGGGGAGGACACGACATGTTCACGATGGAATAGAGAGACAGAGACGTACGGGAAGAGGGGGGAAGAAATTCGTCTGGGTTCAAAGGGTGTTCAGCGAGAGGGGTGTGTGCATTGTGTGGCCGAGGAAGAAGAAGTTTCGTCTGGGTTCAAGGGGTCTGAAATTAGATAAGAAATGATTTGGTGTAGACGGGTCCATCTGTTATAAAATGAAGTGGATACGTGATGGGTCATAATTGGAGGGCTGTTATTAAGTGAAAAGCAACCCGACCGGTTATAAGGTTTTGCCTTTTGAGAAAGAATATGTTCTATTTaacaaacttatttttttataaggagtttttttttttttttccctcaaaaaTTCTACAAGAAATATCTTAAATCGGTAtctaaaataactatttttttccttaattttaacTAATTGAGGAGGGTTTTCAAAACTGTGGGGGTGTCCTGGCCCCTAGTCCCCCCACCCTCCGGCACCAGGCAAGTACACGTGATGATATCcagaatataaaagaataaaataaatagtgattaatatataagaaaatgaaatttgactttctctaataaaagaTACATATAAGTGAGTTAAGAAAATGAAGAGCAAAAAAAGAGAccaaaattgttttaaatttttggatTCTTTTCTACCCAAATTCATGGCAGCTCAGGCTCTCTCTCATGAtagaaatgtataaaaaaatactaactgtTTTTATCATTGCTCGCCCCATTATCAAACAAAAATCATCAGTTATAGTTAGAAGCGACCTTCTAATCATTACATCGAAAGTCATGCTGTGTGGTGTGGTGTCTCATACACATTGATTGAAttgagaaaaaaacaaaaaaacaagaagTTTTTTCCTTAAGAGAGTTCGGTTTTTTCGTGTCTATCATTAATGCCCATGTCGTTTTATCAGCTGCATCGTACGTGGAATTCCAATAAAACTTCGTcggcaagaaaatatttttaaaaaataggaaaaattatCAAGATGGATATTTAGCCTCCGTTTGAAAATTGAGCTACAATAAATTGAAttgattatttataaataataataaattaagataatagaataaattttatatgatctatttaaattaaatttaaatattaagataaatttagatatatttataataaattaaaaaaaaattataaatctcacatataaaaaaattttaaattaagataaatttaataatttgaaaatttagtatttaaatgttagattcagtttaaaattaaaccGATCAAGTCCAGCTTTAGTGTTTATGACATGCCTATGATTTGGTTTGTTATTTTTCTCACAACTTATTTATCTTTCtcaattaattatcaaaataagtacattcataacaaaaattcatatcattataaaaagaaaaggtacAAAAACCTAAAATAACCATTTCTTACAAATATGTTATTcaagcaactttttttttttttttatctatttatcaatttttacaatttttaataaaaaaatatatgagaaatgctttaacaataaagagattttataaaattatatttataaaatgatattatttgatatgctatatcagattataaaattatttttatttttaaataaattataacatatCACATGAAATCATAACAATTGAATTTATCTTTATAAAATCTTATTGTGAAtataacattttcaaaatacatataaaaatattttcaatttttttattcacttcCACAAATCCTCGtaaaaacttaaaatctctTCTCAAAACTTACATAAATTCTTCTAACCAAATCTGacatcattttcaaattgagggatggttggaaataattttattctcatcacattttatttgatttttaaatatttttaaacataaatattttcaaattatttattacaaaattttcaaattaattattataattttttcaaattttcaaacaaaaaaataaaaattcaactttttcaaatctcaaaacgaaaataatattaaaaaataatattctaaaaacattttaagtttatgatattttttatttaacacttctctatcatttttcaaaactcaataaatacttaactcaaaataacttaaaaaaattactactcctggttataaaatattctaacaatatttataactttttaatataaaaatcagTGTAAATTACAACATCaccaataatataataatagttaaatcaaaataattatttattaaagtcTGGAGTATGCAAATCACCTACAaggtttttgaaaaaggaaTATGATCTAtttaaattctcaaattaagtACATTCATAACAAAAACTcggatatattattataaaaaaaattatctcactattatttataaattattttattattatttacaaaattatcattACATTCCTTTTCTTATCATTCTTTTAAAGCgtatcaaattttaatatatatagattataaataataagatattaataaaatataaaatagagacacgtcattttatataattaatttttatgattataatgattagcatttataaggaaaataaaagaatttaaaaataactCAGATCCAAcccaaacttataaaaatacatACAGTCAGATTTGACGTACAATTCCATCTCTAtctctttatctttcttttccACACAGTTTAAACACTCGCACCTTTGTCgtattctatcattttcttcgCAGACTCCACAAACCCCTCCGCATGGTCACAAGCCACTCTGAACGATTCCCACTTCTGCTCAACGATTTCCAGGGCTGCATTCGTGGCAACTGTTTTCTGGCCACCAGATATCTTTTTGGCTTCTAGCACGTTACTCGCCGCAGTAACAAACTCCTCGTATGCATTGTTCATGGAATCTACCAACTTCTCCATTCCCGGGGCTCCCTACCTGGCTGGCTGGCTGCTGagaagttttgaaaagaaaaactgcgAGAAACCTGAATCCTCGAGAAATTCACCCGAAATAAGACATGAGAACAGCAGTGCTGCATGCATTTGCCACTCCTTTTTAGGTTACTTCTAAACGAATGGATTACAAAATTATACATACAATTAATTCACTCCAATCAaatgtttaattaattttgaatcgTAAATTCCAGGAAGAGGCACATGATATCGATCGAATTAAACCCCTATGGCCTTAACTACTCTACTGAGTACTAAATTTTTGAGTCCATAGTACTGTGTGATacttacataaatatatatatatatatatatattataaaaaaggaaaaactacCTGACGTACGACGCCTAATTCTGCATGAACGTCCTACATATTTATTCCGATACTTCTACGAACTAATTTCCACAATATAAGAATAAATTAATCTCTGTTAAAAAAACAACAGAAGAAGTTAAATTCAGATTGAACAGACCGATACCGTGTATTAGTTGTGTGCACCCGAACCGAATATTGTATATTACATGTTCTTCATGTAACTTAATGCATTATCAGCTTGCATATTCTATTAGATTATTTCTCACCCATCAGGCATAAATGAGTTAATGCATTGGATTGAGAAAATTTAGAAATCACCTGGATTTTTCTGCGGATGCGGAGCGTTGAGGGGCTCGAATTTTAGCAACGTTGAGATTGCCGAGATCTGGACGCCCGAGGGAAGTTGAGGTGGCCGTCCGTTCCGAGTGGCGGGGGTAGGGGGAGCTAGTGGGTGACAGGAGGATATGATCTGTACTGTGCGTGAAGGCCGGGTCCGTTGGAGCGAGGAATGAAGATCAATGCGAGCAAAATGCGCTGAAAAGAGTAGGGAGAGAGTGCGATATTGGACTGGCAACTGTGGGACCAGTGGTTTATAACTGGATAAAGGAATTGCCGTCGTCGGTTCCCCCTCCCAATTTTCCATTAAgccgtatttttttttttttctttgagtcgATCATGGAGGATCTCAATCATGGAGGTTCTCAAGTCCCGACAAATTCATTGATTCACGCTTGGGAACAACTTTATTATATCGTGTCAAAATAACGTTAGGCATAAGATTTaaatgtttttgtaaaaatatgaattctattaagaaaaattagttTCACATATTTTTACTGTAAGgctcacttttttataaaaagtttgtGTGAGGCTTGTATATAttaattccaaaataatataatatctttttaaaaaatatataaatgaataatattagaaaTAAGCTTAGCATGACGTGTAATATTGCAATTAGTACATCCATTccatttgataaataaaaatttatcacTAAAAAAATTTGCTACGgtcacaaatataatattttataaaagtaaacatataatataaatcgACATAATTTCTTATGACatgtttgatatattttataataaaattatttttatagtctaacatattacattaaataaatttaatttataaatttatttttaaaatatttctttatagttaaaatatttttcattaaaaaaatcgaTGGTTAACATATGTGATATTCAATGGTTGCATGAtttatattttcagaaaaatatTGAAGGATATTTTAAGAATTCTTCTTCCATGTATCTATTCTCCCAATTTTTGAGATAAACGGCTATTTCTTGTTTTGAGCAATCACTATTCCTAGCCTTTGTCCCATTTCGTGAATTAAACGGATCGATTTTTAAGATTTTCACatactattttaaattttctttttcacaaaTCTTTTTCGAGTAAGAaggttattttcaaaattcttagGAGACGATAAATAgttattttgagaaattttttgtaaaaataaatattttagtcacaaataaattttataaaaataaactcatgataaattgatataattttatataatatattaaattataaaattatttttattgtcaaataaatataacaattcacataaaattatcttaatttataaatttataagatcCTTTTATCGATGTAGTGCTTCTATCcggaaaaatgattatttaaaaatattttgggacATGCCCCTGCTCATGTCGACGTAACTTGTTAAAATTGGATATATGTCGCTGTCGTAAATTACTACATGCCAGTTGGACGTAAAAAAATGTTGGGTGAGGTTTAgggatgagatgatatgaaattttgtgaataataataagataatttataaataatagtgagataattttaattaagtattttttatattttgaaaaatgagataaaaaaattaaatataaaatattataaaattaaaatattataataatattgttttataatattatttttgtttgatgatttgaaaaaattagaattattttttatttcttatttaaaagtttgaaaaagttgtaatgattagtttaaaaattttgtatttgaattatggttaggaataaaattagatgaaatgaaaattctatATTTCATATGAGGGCCCTAAACATGCCCTTAACCTAAAATTTAGgataatttttgagattttatgGACCAAATAATATTTGATACGCACACCTCGTACTGGAATAGCAGAAGCAAAACATGTTTGTGGTTTTGATTGAGACAATAAGTTCTATATATGTAAGTTGAcgaaatagaaattttaaaataccaATTAAAGAATATgttgaaaataatttattattcgTACTTGATAAGCAGATATTTAAGGACTCGTTTCAAGATAAAAGAGTTATTGATCAGGAGATCATGATAAGCCTAGTTGTGTTTAAGTGCATGCCAATCAATGGACTCGACAATTGGTCTATgtattttgaaatttcttgcATTTAATAATGTTTATCTCAAAGCTAATTGAACGACACTAACAAATTATACACGTTTACAACATTCATGATTTGACAATTACAGCATAATTCTAATGTAACAACATATATATCAAAGAGATCATGAGCAAGCAAAATGATACTTATATTATATTGTTCATCAAGCGACAATTTAATGCTAAGAGTCAGACAACCTGATGACATATATCCTgattctccaaataaaaaatttgaattcgaAATTCGAACCTTCAACCccttatcataaaaaattaaaaatcaaacgacaattcattattttatgacCAATGTTTGGAGATTGATTCATCCCTAC from Carya illinoinensis cultivar Pawnee chromosome 6, C.illinoinensisPawnee_v1, whole genome shotgun sequence includes:
- the LOC122314510 gene encoding mediator of RNA polymerase II transcription subunit 32-like, which encodes MDSTVDSLNNAYQEFVVAAANVLEAKEISSAQKTAATDAAVENFKQIWELFRVACDQADEFVEPVKQRIGSECLVDEATGSLAGKPGQSASTGLPPISAVQLEQMSKAVRWLVIELQHGSGTGAAHSHPSAPFDARFSEDAAQ